In Candidatus Paceibacterota bacterium, one genomic interval encodes:
- a CDS encoding MBL fold metallo-hydrolase encodes MDQIQEIPKKLKLTFCGGVGTVTGANFLLEEESTDTKILVDCGLEQGGEEAHAANRKPFIYDPSKIKVLMVTHAHVDHVGRIPKLVKDGFRGIIYSTPETMRLAPLMLEDSVKLLAHEAEHYQEEPLYTEEDVAKALSLWKSIPYHHHFEIASGFDVYLKDAGHVLGSSMIELTYNGKKIVFTGDLGNSPSPLLKDTEPITDADYLLMESVYGDRNHESRDERLNKFEDIIEDTIKKGGALVIPSFSLEKTQDVLLELNNLIESGRVPSVPVYVDSPLAIKITQVYKTMPEDFNDQVREEIRRGDDVFNFPKIHFTETSEESKAILNIPNPKIIIAGSGMSNGGRIQHHEVNYLSDPKSTLLLIGYQAAGTLGRVIQDGSKTVTILGQEIKIKANIEYISGYSSHKDSDHLFQFVEQTADAVKKVFVVMGEAKSSLFLVQRLRDYLGLEAFHPEEGESVLLDF; translated from the coding sequence GGTGGAGAGGAGGCACATGCCGCCAACCGTAAACCTTTCATCTACGATCCATCCAAGATCAAAGTTTTGATGGTGACTCACGCTCACGTGGACCATGTCGGGCGTATTCCAAAGCTGGTCAAGGATGGTTTCCGTGGAATTATTTATTCTACCCCTGAAACAATGCGTCTAGCCCCTTTAATGCTTGAAGACAGTGTCAAACTTTTAGCCCATGAAGCAGAGCATTATCAAGAAGAGCCTTTGTACACCGAAGAAGATGTGGCCAAGGCTTTAAGTTTATGGAAAAGCATACCTTATCATCATCATTTTGAGATAGCTTCAGGTTTTGATGTCTATTTAAAAGACGCCGGTCATGTGCTGGGTTCTTCTATGATTGAGCTGACCTACAATGGCAAAAAAATTGTCTTTACCGGAGATCTTGGCAATAGTCCGTCCCCTTTGCTCAAAGACACAGAGCCTATCACTGATGCCGACTATCTTTTGATGGAAAGTGTTTATGGAGATCGCAATCATGAATCTCGTGATGAAAGGTTGAATAAGTTCGAAGATATTATCGAAGATACCATAAAGAAAGGCGGGGCGCTGGTTATTCCTTCATTTTCCCTTGAGAAAACCCAAGACGTTCTCTTGGAGCTCAACAATCTGATCGAGTCAGGCCGGGTGCCGAGCGTCCCAGTCTATGTAGACTCACCTTTGGCTATTAAAATCACTCAGGTCTACAAGACCATGCCCGAAGATTTCAATGACCAAGTGCGAGAGGAGATAAGAAGAGGCGATGACGTTTTCAATTTTCCTAAAATCCATTTCACCGAAACCTCTGAAGAGTCAAAAGCCATCTTAAATATTCCAAATCCTAAAATTATTATTGCAGGCTCTGGCATGTCCAATGGCGGGCGCATCCAACATCACGAAGTCAATTATCTCAGTGATCCAAAGAGCACTTTGCTGCTCATTGGCTATCAAGCGGCCGGCACGCTCGGGCGTGTGATCCAAGATGGATCCAAGACGGTGACTATTTTGGGACAAGAAATCAAAATCAAGGCAAATATTGAATATATTAGCGGGTATTCTTCACACAAAGACTCTGACCATCTCTTTCAGTTTGTTGAGCAGACAGCCGATGCAGTCAAGAAAGTTTTTGTGGTGATGGGAGAAGCCAAGTCCTCGCTTTTTTTGGTTCAGCGCCTGCGCGATTATCTAGGACTGGAGGCCTTTCATCCAGAGGAAGGGGAAAGCGTCTTACTTGATTTTTAA